One Pararhizobium sp. IMCC3301 DNA segment encodes these proteins:
- a CDS encoding GGDEF domain-containing protein, whose amino-acid sequence MAELEDFRRTLVHGEAALKQIKRCEVPAFPRHYELWYTYSAGFDQKLNNAVNEILRSRGKVTLEETTYLYDTFLSPFRLGDKLDQFGSDFSDQIEAILDGIDESIEVSDEYSSTLSTLSTELGAAKNSETVKSVVHDLVKATAIVRASNKKMEERLKESQIQVAELKDNLEAARFENLTDELTGLGNRRLFEQTIARKVQASSGIGTTFCLIMIDIDHFKQFNDTWGHQTGDQVLRLVGMTIKNSITAVDIAARYGGEEFAVIMPDTSLDEAVMQADRIRAAIKDRKLLKRSTGEKLGNVTISAGVARFEQDDIAASLIERADAALYTAKRAGRNCVMSDKPDFDEDRMVS is encoded by the coding sequence ATGGCAGAGCTTGAGGACTTTCGGCGCACTCTGGTGCACGGAGAAGCAGCGCTAAAACAAATAAAACGCTGCGAAGTGCCGGCATTTCCGCGTCATTATGAACTCTGGTACACCTATTCCGCTGGCTTTGACCAGAAACTCAACAATGCAGTCAACGAGATTCTACGCTCCCGTGGCAAAGTCACGCTGGAAGAAACCACTTATCTGTATGATACATTTCTCTCGCCCTTCCGGCTAGGTGACAAGCTCGACCAGTTCGGCAGCGATTTCAGCGACCAGATCGAGGCGATACTTGACGGTATTGACGAAAGCATAGAGGTCAGCGACGAATATTCATCGACTTTGTCCACGCTTTCAACGGAGCTGGGCGCAGCCAAAAATTCCGAAACCGTGAAATCCGTGGTTCACGATCTTGTCAAAGCCACCGCCATCGTTCGCGCTTCCAACAAGAAAATGGAAGAAAGGCTCAAGGAATCGCAGATTCAGGTTGCTGAACTGAAAGACAATCTGGAAGCTGCCCGCTTTGAAAATTTGACAGATGAATTGACCGGACTGGGCAATCGCCGCCTGTTTGAACAGACCATAGCGCGGAAGGTCCAGGCCAGTTCCGGTATCGGCACCACTTTCTGCCTGATAATGATCGACATCGATCATTTCAAACAATTCAATGACACCTGGGGCCATCAGACCGGCGATCAGGTTCTGCGTCTTGTCGGGATGACCATCAAGAATTCCATTACGGCCGTTGATATTGCTGCCCGCTATGGCGGCGAAGAGTTTGCAGTGATCATGCCTGATACGTCTCTGGATGAGGCGGTCATGCAAGCTGACCGTATTCGCGCAGCAATCAAGGACCGAAAACTGCTGAAACGTTCCACCGGTGAGAAGCTTGGCAACGTGACCATTTCGGCAGGCGTTGCGCGATTTGAGCAAGACGATATCGCAGCCTCGCTGATTGAGCGTGCGGATGCAGCCCTGTATACCGCCAAACGTGCAGGACGAAACTGCGTAATGTCCGACAAACCCGATTTCGACGAAGACCGGATGGTGTCCTGA
- a CDS encoding sensor histidine kinase — protein sequence MPKASIRVYLIFLVGAIVVPMLIFTAFLLAELGAKEAAALERRTLREARSVVGKIEPILAEMRTTLQAVSSAPELRAGDFRTFHSRTREALSQSNIFVIVLDGEGNQLLNTRTPFDQPLGKTSNMTAFAEVLENGDFTVSDVFLGKTSGKVVFNVMHPLRFGLDNPARIIVTTKNADELGEAIQTEGLPDGWQTAVLDKAGNVVSATDPELKVGVPPPFYSRQIEGGLRLGGIYRGDFDGVPGIAARVAFNNWQWSAIVWGPTSTAQATILSTWKKLIYGGLGLFALSMLATYFVARSLSASIRRLARMADRMGEGGIVSPISSNINEFNIVAKTLSTASFDRDRAEEQLRIVMDELAHRSKNLMAIIQATIRQSARGATSVDEFKEVIVGRIGGLGRSIDLLTQTHWKNISLEGLVKHHLQNFMNSDAQLTVTGKPILLKSEAVQNLGLALHELATNAVKYGSLSTPRGSVEIGWETFSGSDDSEQFRLTWVEKGGPPSAPPERSSFGTQITTTHMEAAFIGNVDLEYARDGLRWSLKAPLRNFVEDEASN from the coding sequence ATGCCCAAAGCCTCCATTCGCGTTTATCTGATTTTTCTGGTGGGAGCGATTGTCGTTCCGATGCTGATCTTTACGGCTTTTCTGCTGGCGGAACTTGGGGCGAAGGAAGCCGCTGCACTGGAACGCAGAACCTTGCGTGAAGCGCGTAGCGTGGTTGGCAAGATTGAACCGATTCTTGCGGAAATGAGAACCACACTGCAGGCGGTATCGTCGGCTCCAGAACTGCGCGCTGGCGATTTTAGAACTTTCCACAGCAGAACTCGGGAAGCGCTGAGTCAATCCAATATTTTTGTCATTGTTCTGGATGGTGAAGGAAACCAGCTCCTCAATACCCGCACACCCTTCGATCAGCCATTGGGCAAGACCTCTAATATGACTGCATTTGCGGAAGTCCTGGAGAACGGTGATTTTACTGTTTCGGATGTCTTTCTTGGCAAAACCAGCGGCAAGGTGGTTTTCAACGTCATGCACCCATTGAGATTTGGATTGGATAATCCGGCCCGAATCATTGTTACAACCAAGAATGCGGACGAACTGGGTGAGGCAATTCAGACTGAAGGGTTGCCGGACGGCTGGCAAACAGCAGTGCTGGACAAGGCGGGAAATGTGGTATCGGCCACAGATCCGGAGTTGAAGGTCGGCGTGCCGCCGCCGTTTTATAGCAGGCAGATTGAGGGCGGTCTGAGACTTGGAGGAATTTACCGCGGCGATTTTGATGGCGTGCCGGGCATTGCAGCACGCGTTGCCTTTAACAACTGGCAATGGAGCGCGATTGTCTGGGGCCCGACTTCGACCGCCCAGGCGACGATTTTGTCGACTTGGAAAAAACTGATTTATGGAGGCCTTGGCCTGTTTGCGCTTTCCATGCTCGCGACCTATTTCGTTGCCCGTTCATTGAGCGCCAGCATTCGCAGACTTGCCCGGATGGCGGACCGCATGGGGGAAGGAGGAATCGTTTCTCCAATTTCGTCCAACATCAACGAATTCAATATTGTTGCCAAAACCCTCTCCACTGCCTCCTTCGACCGGGACCGAGCCGAAGAACAGCTTCGGATTGTAATGGATGAACTGGCGCACAGGTCCAAAAACCTGATGGCCATCATTCAGGCCACCATTCGGCAGTCAGCCAGGGGCGCAACCTCGGTCGATGAGTTCAAGGAAGTTATTGTAGGCAGGATAGGGGGGTTGGGCCGGTCCATTGATCTGTTGACGCAGACTCACTGGAAAAATATCAGCCTTGAAGGGTTGGTCAAACATCACCTGCAGAATTTCATGAATTCGGATGCGCAATTGACGGTTACCGGCAAACCGATTCTGCTGAAATCTGAGGCCGTTCAGAATCTTGGTCTGGCGCTTCATGAACTGGCCACCAATGCCGTCAAATATGGAAGCCTCTCAACACCCAGGGGCTCTGTCGAAATTGGTTGGGAAACGTTCAGCGGAAGTGATGACAGCGAGCAATTCAGACTGACCTGGGTGGAAAAGGGTGGACCGCCATCTGCCCCGCCGGAAAGGTCCAGTTTCGGAACACAGATCACGACAACCCATATGGAAGCCGCGTTTATCGGTAATGTTGATCTCGAATATGCTCGCGATGGCCTGCGATGGAGCTTGAAGGCACCGTTGAGGAACTTTGTCGAGGATGAGGCATCAAACTGA
- a CDS encoding TenA family protein has protein sequence MGFFESLKDNCADEWRAYTRHEFVLQLGAATLPKPAFQTYLVQDYLFLIQFARAHALAVYKSTNLQDMRDAAAGVSAILDVEMDLHVRLCADWGLSAADLEHSVEAPQTIAYTRFVLEAGHAGDILDLMVALAPCMLGYAEIGRWLVAEHGKPEANHPYQTWINEYAGQAYQDVAQATLLTLEKHASELLTQGRQNRLFHLFSQATRLEAEFWQMGLTSV, from the coding sequence GTGGGTTTCTTTGAGTCTTTGAAGGACAATTGTGCTGACGAATGGCGCGCCTATACGCGTCATGAATTCGTCCTGCAACTGGGTGCCGCGACGCTTCCCAAGCCTGCATTTCAAACCTATCTGGTGCAGGATTATCTGTTTCTGATTCAATTTGCACGGGCCCATGCGCTGGCGGTCTATAAATCCACCAACCTTCAGGATATGCGGGACGCTGCTGCGGGCGTCTCGGCTATTCTGGATGTGGAGATGGATTTGCATGTCCGGCTTTGCGCGGATTGGGGACTGTCTGCAGCCGATCTGGAGCATAGCGTGGAAGCCCCGCAAACCATTGCCTATACACGGTTCGTTCTGGAGGCCGGGCACGCCGGTGACATTCTCGATTTGATGGTTGCTCTTGCACCCTGCATGCTTGGCTATGCTGAGATCGGTCGCTGGCTGGTTGCGGAACATGGCAAGCCTGAGGCAAATCACCCCTATCAGACCTGGATCAACGAATATGCCGGGCAGGCTTATCAGGACGTCGCACAGGCGACCCTGCTAACCCTTGAAAAACACGCTTCTGAACTGCTGACACAAGGCCGGCAGAATCGTCTTTTCCATCTGTTTAGCCAAGCGACCAGGTTGGAAGCCGAGTTCTGGCAGATGGGGCTGACGTCAGTCTAA
- the sufA gene encoding Fe-S cluster assembly scaffold SufA → MGAFQVLTLTDAAADRVREITSGSNGAAGIRVGIKKGGCAGMEYTIDLAREPDPKDDSVEVDGATVFVDPGAALFLLGTQMDYEITKLRSGFVFNNPNQTSACGCGESVTLQAAIPNG, encoded by the coding sequence TGCCGCTGCCGACCGCGTGCGCGAAATTACATCCGGCTCAAACGGAGCTGCGGGTATTCGGGTCGGCATCAAAAAGGGCGGTTGTGCGGGCATGGAATATACCATTGATCTGGCCCGCGAACCCGATCCAAAAGATGACAGTGTTGAAGTGGACGGGGCAACGGTTTTTGTTGATCCGGGCGCCGCGCTGTTTTTGCTTGGCACGCAGATGGACTATGAGATTACCAAGCTGCGGTCCGGTTTCGTTTTTAACAACCCGAACCAGACCTCTGCCTGCGGCTGCGGCGAATCTGTGACGCTGCAGGCCGCCATCCCCAACGGCTGA